The following proteins are encoded in a genomic region of Atribacteraceae bacterium:
- the nadA gene encoding quinolinate synthase NadA, producing the protein MNDKRLVEEIRRYKLEKNAVILVHNYQPPEIQEIADFIGDSLGLSIQASKTKADIIVFCGVYFMAETAKILSPGKMVLLPEPAAGCPMADMINAYALQKLQEKHPNARTLCYVNTSAQVKARCDLCCTSANAVTLVRKVLADAGEIIFVPDKNLAHYVSRITGRQFITWEGYCPVHVAITPQDIQRQKKLHPQAEALVHPECVPEVIDLADRVLSTEGMIAYARTSDASEFIVGTEKSIIYRLKKLMPDKEFYQASAAALCPNMKKITLDKVLFSLEEETFEVTIAPQIISQARESIQKMLDYRD; encoded by the coding sequence ATGAACGACAAGCGTTTGGTGGAAGAAATCCGTCGTTATAAATTGGAAAAAAATGCGGTTATCCTGGTGCATAATTACCAACCTCCCGAGATACAGGAAATAGCCGACTTTATTGGCGACTCTCTGGGACTGAGTATTCAGGCCAGCAAAACAAAAGCGGACATCATAGTTTTTTGTGGCGTATATTTCATGGCTGAGACGGCCAAGATCCTTTCCCCAGGTAAGATGGTTTTGTTGCCCGAGCCTGCCGCCGGATGTCCCATGGCCGATATGATCAACGCCTATGCTTTACAGAAGTTACAAGAAAAACATCCCAACGCCCGTACCCTGTGTTATGTCAACACTTCGGCACAAGTCAAGGCACGCTGTGACCTGTGTTGCACATCCGCCAATGCCGTGACTCTGGTCAGGAAGGTCCTGGCGGATGCCGGGGAAATTATATTTGTGCCAGACAAAAACCTCGCTCATTATGTTTCACGGATCACCGGACGCCAATTCATTACTTGGGAAGGATACTGTCCGGTACATGTTGCGATAACCCCCCAAGATATCCAGCGACAAAAAAAGCTTCACCCCCAGGCGGAGGCATTGGTGCACCCGGAGTGTGTCCCGGAAGTGATAGACTTGGCGGACAGAGTACTCTCCACGGAGGGCATGATCGCCTATGCCAGGACAAGCGATGCTTCGGAGTTTATCGTTGGTACGGAAAAAAGCATCATCTACCGTTTAAAGAAATTAATGCCGGATAAGGAGTTCTACCAGGCATCGGCCGCCGCCCTCTGTCCCAATATGAAAAAAATTACCTTGGATAAAGTGCTTTTCTCCCTGGAAGAGGAAACCTTCGAGGTGACTATCGCCCCTCAGATCATCTCTCAGGCGCGGGAAAGCATCCAAAAGATGCTCGATTACCGAGATTGA
- a CDS encoding ParA family protein, producing MSTVIAFANQKGGVGKTTTAVNLGACLAQMGKSVLLVDADPQGNATSGLGIERQCLRLCLYDLLIDGGEPALFLQKTDISSLDLIPSTIRLAGAEVELVSLIGREYRLKEGLKKIAGEYDFILIDCPPSLGLLTLNALSCALSVLIPIQCEYYALEGLGQLLNTFHGVRNFLNPTLEIFGVVLTMYDSRTNLSQQVAFEVRKVFEDKVFETIVPRNVRLSEAPSFGKPVVLYDETSTGAQAYQNLAREVLERNEQKKPR from the coding sequence ATGAGCACAGTCATAGCGTTCGCCAACCAAAAAGGCGGTGTCGGGAAGACAACCACCGCCGTGAATCTGGGAGCCTGTCTCGCACAGATGGGAAAAAGTGTTTTGCTGGTTGACGCCGACCCCCAAGGCAATGCGACAAGCGGACTGGGTATTGAAAGGCAATGTCTTAGATTATGCCTTTATGATCTCTTGATTGATGGAGGTGAACCGGCTCTTTTCCTTCAAAAAACCGACATCTCCTCTCTTGATCTAATTCCGTCGACGATCCGATTGGCGGGGGCTGAGGTAGAACTGGTTTCGCTCATCGGAAGAGAATATCGCCTCAAGGAAGGATTGAAGAAGATAGCCGGGGAATATGATTTTATCTTGATCGATTGTCCGCCTTCTTTGGGGCTTTTGACCTTAAATGCCCTCTCTTGTGCTCTGAGTGTCCTGATTCCCATTCAATGTGAATATTACGCTTTGGAGGGATTGGGCCAACTTCTCAATACATTTCATGGAGTCCGCAATTTTTTGAACCCTACCCTGGAGATCTTTGGAGTCGTTTTAACTATGTATGATTCACGAACCAATCTTTCTCAACAAGTTGCCTTTGAAGTGAGAAAGGTCTTCGAAGATAAGGTCTTCGAGACGATCGTACCCAGGAACGTCCGGTTGAGTGAAGCTCCCAGCTTCGGTAAGCCGGTTGTTCTCTATGATGAAACCTCAACCGGTGCTCAGGCCTATCAAAACCTCGCTCGGGAAGTGTTGGAAAGAAATGAGCAGAAAAAGCCTAGGTAA
- a CDS encoding tRNA (adenine-N1)-methyltransferase: MMTLTPGDRVHILLEDGKEYLVNLQNNQLFSTHLGSISHNEMLKKEYGDSIRTNQGHIVYLLLPGIVENIRFMERQTQVMYPKDIGYILLYLDIKNGDRVIDVGLGSGAMCGALARMVGVSGQIFGYERRQEFAAIAERNLVKWNLKDRVTIRCRDMADGFEERDVDALFLDVPDPWEHIDTCWNTLKGGGRIGIACPTAGKAIKTLEALEKIPFLKTEVWETLIREYKNSPHSFRPVDRMIAHTTYLLFSRKINNRSDLSAQTDDPEKGFL; encoded by the coding sequence ATGATGACCCTCACACCAGGCGATCGGGTTCATATCCTTTTGGAAGATGGGAAAGAATACCTCGTGAATTTACAAAACAATCAGTTGTTTTCTACGCATTTAGGGAGTATATCTCACAATGAGATGCTTAAGAAGGAATACGGTGACTCCATCCGTACAAATCAGGGCCATATAGTTTATTTGTTGTTACCCGGTATAGTCGAAAATATAAGATTCATGGAACGACAGACCCAAGTCATGTATCCAAAAGATATTGGATATATTCTGCTCTACCTGGATATTAAAAATGGCGATAGGGTCATCGATGTTGGACTGGGCAGTGGGGCGATGTGCGGAGCTTTGGCCAGAATGGTGGGAGTCAGCGGGCAAATCTTTGGGTACGAACGGCGACAGGAATTCGCTGCAATCGCCGAGAGAAATCTTGTGAAATGGAATCTGAAAGACCGGGTTACCATCCGTTGCCGGGATATGGCCGATGGCTTCGAAGAACGGGACGTTGACGCTTTGTTCCTTGATGTACCGGACCCCTGGGAACATATCGATACCTGTTGGAACACTCTAAAAGGGGGAGGGCGGATCGGCATTGCCTGTCCCACGGCCGGCAAGGCCATAAAAACCCTTGAAGCGCTGGAAAAAATTCCGTTTCTCAAAACGGAAGTATGGGAAACTCTGATCCGTGAATATAAAAACTCACCACACTCCTTTCGACCGGTTGATCGGATGATTGCCCACACGACCTATCTCCTGTTTTCCAGGAAAATAAACAACAGAAGTGATCTGTCGGCTCAGACCGACGATCCCGAGAAGGGCTTCCTATAA